The following proteins are encoded in a genomic region of Marasmius oreades isolate 03SP1 chromosome 10, whole genome shotgun sequence:
- a CDS encoding uncharacterized protein (CAZy:CBM13), giving the protein MRPVTGLALSTFVTLVSAAIQLQSASPAFDAAGRQGCISATANEDGSPVIIHDCNTEDSSKHAWDLSLFSKENAGPQQIKIFKDLMEKCLDVKDGIVADGTKLQVWTCGDGNPNQQWISVNDFTFRLSGTTKCVDLTDGNITDGNQLQIWECDSQNTNQKFIGEPVGNAISPPSRLVGGPADPNRPSLCMTAENLNDGAGVSLSVCGRAWETFPAGNQTWIVPVSPLTGPIRLHVANKCLDTRREDATNGYLLQITECVVGDPKQQWKVDSPNTISWVGHNKCVDITNGNMAAGTPLQIWDCDASNPNQQWFLTQSF; this is encoded by the exons ATGCGCCCAGTCACCGGTCTCGCCCTCTCAACGTTCGTAACGCTTGTCTCTGCTGCAATCCAGTTGCAGAGCGCATCGCCAGCTT TCGATGCTGCTGGAAGACAGGGTTGTATCTCTGCCACCGCCAACGAAGATGGTTCTCCCGTCATTATCCACGACTGCAACACTGAAGACTCCTCTAAGCATGCTTGGGATCTCTCGCTTTTCTCCAAGGAAAACGCCGGACCCCAGCAGATCAAGATATTCAAAGACTTGATGGAGAAG TGTTTGGACGTCAAAGACGGTATTGTGGCAGACGGTaccaagcttcaagtttggACTTGTGGGGATGGAAACCCGAATCAACAATGGATTTCCGTGAACGATTTCACCTTCCGTTTGAGCGGCACCACAAAGTGTGTCGACCTCACTGACGGCAACATCACCGACGGCAACCAACTTCAAATCTGGGAGTGCGATAGCCAGAACACGAACCAGAAGTTTATTGGGGAACCGGTCGGAAACGCTATCAGTCCTCCGTCTAGACTCGTTGGAGGCCCTGCCGATC CCAACCGACCTTCTCTCTGCATGACTGCTGAAAACCTCAACGACGGAGCCGGCGTTTCGCTATCTGTCTGCGGTCGAGCCTGGGAGACGTTCCCCGCCGGAAATCAAACCTGGATCGTTCCAGTGTCCCCTTTGACTGGTCCCATCAGACTTCATGTCGCCAACAAGTGTTTGGATACACGAAGGGAAGACGCAACGAACGGGTATCTGCTTCAGATCACGGAATGCGTGGTGGGAGACCCCAAACAACAGTGGAAGGTTGACTCGCCGAACACGATTTCTTGGGTTGGACATAACAAGTGTGTTGATATCACGAATGGAAACATGGCAGCCGGGACACCT CTTCAGATTTGGGACTGCGACGCTTCGAACCCCAATCAACAATGGTTTTTGACTCAATCGTTTTAG
- a CDS encoding uncharacterized protein (BUSCO:EOG09263UQF) translates to MERIAPLRLAEKWDNVGILLESPVSKPNRRRVLLTIDLTPAVLEESLTEKISVIVSYHPPIFKPLQSFTLANPLQSSLLRCAAEGISVYSPHTSVDSVWGGVNDWLADGVLGGNGTRSRGTVRALGAEKLSAAFGESEGAEGRLVVFDEPIAFQKLQDRIKEHLKIQHIQVGHGLGLTASDRIRTVAICAGSGGSMLLGKDADVYFTGEMSHHEVLAAVAAGKHVVLCGHTNTERGYLPVLAGKLRKELESEESVEVLVSKADKHPLDIV, encoded by the exons ATGGAACGTATTGCGCCGCTAAGGCTTGCGGAAAAATGGGATAAT GTAGGAATCCTTCTCG AATCTCCCGTATCGAAACCCAATAGAAGGAGAGTTCTCTTGACGATAGA TCTCACGCCAGCAGTCCTCGAAGAATCTCTAACTGAAAAAATCTCCGTCATCGTATCCTACCATCCGCCAATCTTCAAACCCTTACAATCATTCACACTCGCGAATCCCCTCCAGTCATCTCTTCTGAGATGTGCTGCGGAGGGTATCTCGGTATATAGCCCCCATACGAGTGTAGATTCCGTATGGGGAGGTGTGAACGACTGGTTAGCTGATGGTGTTTTGGGTGGAAACGGCACTCGGTCGCGTGGAACTGTACGAGCGTTGGGTGCGGAAAAACTGTCGGCTGCGTTTGGAGAAAGCGAAGGCGCAGAGGGAAGACTTGTAGTGTTCGATGAACCGATTGCCTTTCAGAAGTTGCAAGATAGGATTAAGGAGCATCTCAAAATCCAACATA TTCAAGTTGGTCACGGTCTAGGTCTTACCGCGTCAGACCGAATTCGAACCGTGGCGATTTGCGCCGGCTCGGGGGGCTCTATGCTTCTTGGGAAGGACGCAGATGTCTATTTTACGGGGGAGATGTCGCAT CACGAAGTACTGGCTGCTGTCGCAGCTGGAAAACACGTCGTTTTGT GTGGACATACGAACACCGAACGCGGATATCTACCCGTCTTGGCTGGGAAGCTTCGGAAAGAGCTGGAATCAGAGGAGAGTGTGGAGGTGTTGGTGAGCAAGGCTGACAAGCATCCACTTGACATCGTGTAG